The Prosthecobacter vanneervenii genome has a segment encoding these proteins:
- a CDS encoding sulfatase-like hydrolase/transferase: MIHRLCLLLSLIVCTQLHAAAPNVVVLLADDSGWGDYSVNGNTNLKTPNIDSLAQSGARFDRFFVCALCAPTRGEFLTGRYHSRGGVKGVSTGLERLNADEKTIADSFLAAGYSTGAFGKWHNGSQWPYHPNARGFQEYVGYTAGHWGEYFDPPLEHNGKMFRAKGFIVDVLVGKALEFIETNREKPFFCYIPLTTPHSPFSVPDAHWDKFKDSPVSMRGEEGDKEDLTITRTVLAMMDNLDMNVGRVLKKLDDLKLSDNTIVVYFSDNGPNTFRWNGGMKGKKGTTDEGGVRSTLFVRWSGKIKAGSQITPIAGAIDLHPTLTALAGVKPVSTKPLDGWDMSTLLLGGEWKRGPRALMNYNSGRLSVRSQTHRLDASGVLYDMVADPNQTKDVTAEQPQVAAALSAQASAWHREVFGKPYVPSAPGAKGKGKGNAKPKGKNPGAEPFEDDRPYPVGYTEFPITMLPARDGIPHGEVKRSSNAPNCSYFVNWTSKDDSMTWDIDVHTAGEYEVSIDYACPEADAGATVELSFGDSKTTGKVTLGWFPRLLDDQDRAPRKGESYMRDFHTLTLGSISLPAQRGLLTLKALEIPGKTVMEVRRVTLTLKTK; this comes from the coding sequence ATGATCCACCGACTCTGCCTGCTTCTCTCTCTCATTGTCTGCACCCAGCTGCATGCGGCGGCACCGAATGTCGTGGTGCTGCTGGCGGATGACTCGGGGTGGGGGGACTACTCGGTGAATGGGAACACCAATCTCAAGACGCCGAACATCGACTCCCTGGCGCAGTCCGGGGCGCGGTTTGACCGCTTCTTTGTCTGCGCCCTTTGCGCTCCCACGCGTGGGGAGTTTCTCACCGGGCGCTATCATTCACGCGGTGGCGTGAAAGGGGTGTCTACCGGGCTGGAGAGGCTCAATGCGGACGAAAAGACCATCGCCGACAGCTTTCTGGCTGCTGGCTATTCCACCGGAGCCTTTGGCAAATGGCACAATGGCAGCCAGTGGCCCTACCACCCGAATGCCCGCGGCTTTCAGGAATACGTGGGCTACACCGCCGGCCACTGGGGCGAGTACTTTGACCCGCCGCTGGAGCACAATGGCAAGATGTTCCGTGCCAAGGGCTTCATTGTGGACGTGCTGGTGGGCAAGGCGCTGGAATTCATCGAGACCAATCGTGAAAAGCCTTTCTTCTGCTATATTCCGCTGACCACCCCGCACTCACCCTTCAGCGTGCCAGATGCGCATTGGGACAAGTTTAAAGACTCCCCGGTCTCCATGCGCGGAGAGGAGGGGGACAAGGAGGACCTCACCATCACCCGCACCGTCCTGGCCATGATGGACAACCTGGACATGAACGTGGGCCGCGTGCTAAAAAAGCTCGACGACCTGAAGCTGAGCGACAACACCATCGTGGTCTATTTCAGCGACAACGGCCCCAACACCTTCCGCTGGAACGGTGGCATGAAAGGAAAAAAAGGCACTACAGATGAAGGCGGCGTGCGCTCCACGCTTTTCGTGCGCTGGTCGGGCAAGATCAAGGCGGGCTCGCAGATCACCCCTATCGCCGGGGCCATTGACCTGCATCCCACGCTCACGGCTCTGGCCGGGGTGAAACCGGTGAGCACCAAGCCGCTGGACGGCTGGGACATGTCCACGCTCCTGCTCGGGGGCGAGTGGAAGCGCGGCCCGCGTGCGCTCATGAACTACAACAGCGGTCGCCTCAGCGTGCGCAGCCAGACTCATCGCCTCGATGCCAGCGGCGTGCTCTACGACATGGTGGCAGACCCCAACCAGACCAAGGACGTGACCGCCGAGCAGCCGCAGGTGGCCGCCGCACTCTCCGCCCAGGCCAGCGCCTGGCACCGGGAGGTGTTTGGAAAGCCCTACGTGCCCAGCGCTCCCGGGGCCAAAGGCAAAGGGAAGGGGAATGCCAAGCCCAAGGGCAAGAACCCCGGAGCGGAACCCTTTGAGGATGACCGGCCCTATCCTGTGGGCTACACGGAGTTCCCCATCACCATGCTGCCTGCGCGCGATGGCATCCCGCATGGCGAGGTCAAACGCAGCTCGAATGCCCCCAACTGCTCCTACTTTGTGAACTGGACGAGCAAGGACGACAGCATGACCTGGGACATCGACGTCCACACCGCCGGGGAGTATGAGGTCAGCATCGACTATGCCTGCCCTGAAGCCGACGCCGGAGCCACGGTGGAGCTCAGTTTTGGCGACTCCAAGACCACGGGAAAAGTAACGCTAGGATGGTTTCCTCGGCTGCTGGATGACCAGGACCGCGCCCCACGCAAAGGAGAGAGCTACATGCGCGATTTCCACACCCTCACCCTCGGCAGCATTTCGCTGCCTGCCCAGCGTGGGTTGCTGACCTTGAAGGCTCTGGAAATCCCAGGCAAGACAGTCATGGAGGTGCGGCGAGTGACTTTGACGCTCAAGACAAAGTGA
- a CDS encoding NfeD family protein, producing MLASIAILALFGILLIVLETFLPGWVAGILGVVSISAAVWLGLTSEELVGWSTGQRVALVLAILVLSVAVIITWLRWFAVKFLRRALTLTTSIETPHAASVPPGSRGVALTQLRPLGRAEIHGHRFDVRCQSGLAEAGAPVEVIATEPGNLLVRII from the coding sequence ATGCTAGCCAGCATCGCCATTCTAGCCCTGTTCGGCATCCTGCTTATCGTGCTGGAGACCTTTCTGCCCGGCTGGGTGGCTGGCATCCTGGGGGTGGTGTCCATCTCCGCCGCCGTGTGGCTGGGGCTTACCTCCGAGGAACTGGTGGGCTGGAGCACGGGGCAGCGCGTGGCTCTCGTGCTCGCCATTCTGGTGCTCTCGGTTGCAGTCATCATCACCTGGCTGCGCTGGTTTGCCGTCAAGTTTCTGCGCCGTGCGCTCACGCTCACCACAAGCATCGAGACTCCACATGCTGCGTCTGTGCCGCCCGGATCGCGTGGGGTGGCGCTTACGCAGCTGCGCCCGCTGGGGCGTGCGGAGATTCATGGCCACCGCTTTGACGTGCGCTGCCAGAGCGGCCTCGCTGAAGCCGGAGCACCTGTCGAAGTCATCGCCACAGAGCCGGGCAATCTTCTGGTGCGCATTATTTAA
- the floA gene encoding flotillin-like protein FloA (flotillin-like protein involved in membrane lipid rafts) gives MSTLEIFLVGAVVIVALVLFLLVAKFFNLWLRARIANAPVSFPTLLAMWLRGVPNALIVDTRITAAKAGIPIGTDQLEAHFLAGGDVTHVVLSLIASDKAGIPLDFNRACAIDLACKGTSKTVLEAVRTSINPKVIDCPHPDMGRGGKIDAVAKDGISLRVRARVTVRTNLDRFVGGATEETVIARVGEGIVTCIGSSASYKDVLENPDAISKLVLHKGVDAGTAFEILSIDIADIDVGENVGAKLQTEQAEADKKIAQAMAEMRRAAAVALEQEMSARTQEMRARVVEAEAQVPLAISEAFRNGQLGVMDFAKYKNMLADTEMRTKIAGDSPAK, from the coding sequence ATGTCCACACTCGAGATCTTCCTTGTCGGAGCCGTCGTCATCGTCGCGCTTGTCCTGTTTCTGCTGGTAGCCAAGTTCTTCAATCTCTGGCTGCGTGCACGCATTGCCAATGCACCAGTCAGCTTTCCCACGCTGCTGGCCATGTGGTTGCGCGGCGTGCCCAATGCGCTGATCGTCGATACCCGCATCACCGCAGCCAAGGCGGGCATCCCCATCGGCACCGACCAGCTGGAGGCACACTTCCTCGCAGGTGGCGATGTCACCCATGTGGTGCTCTCCCTCATCGCCTCGGACAAGGCGGGCATCCCGCTCGACTTCAACCGCGCCTGCGCCATCGACCTCGCCTGCAAAGGCACCAGCAAGACCGTGCTGGAAGCCGTGCGCACCAGCATCAATCCCAAGGTCATTGACTGCCCGCACCCTGACATGGGACGCGGAGGCAAGATCGATGCCGTGGCCAAAGACGGCATCTCCCTGCGTGTGCGTGCCCGAGTGACCGTGCGCACGAATCTGGACCGCTTCGTCGGCGGTGCCACGGAGGAGACCGTCATCGCCCGTGTGGGGGAAGGCATCGTCACCTGCATCGGCTCCTCCGCCTCTTACAAGGACGTGTTGGAAAACCCGGACGCCATCTCCAAGCTGGTGCTGCACAAAGGGGTGGATGCCGGCACGGCGTTTGAGATTCTCTCCATCGACATCGCCGACATCGACGTGGGCGAAAACGTGGGTGCCAAGCTCCAGACCGAGCAGGCCGAGGCCGACAAGAAGATCGCCCAGGCCATGGCCGAGATGCGCCGCGCCGCCGCTGTGGCGCTGGAGCAGGAAATGTCCGCCCGCACCCAGGAAATGCGCGCCCGTGTGGTCGAGGCCGAGGCCCAGGTGCCGCTGGCCATCTCCGAAGCCTTCCGCAACGGCCAGCTCGGCGTCATGGACTTTGCCAAGTACAAGAACATGCTGGCCGATACCGAGATGCGCACCAAGATCGCCGGAGATTCTCCTGCCAAGTAA
- a CDS encoding DUF5906 domain-containing protein, protein MKLVSTKRTKKSSKRAGGSTAVQQPKSLSTRDTEKPTQKKKSEKIEALYAIIHGAAGSDEEEGGGKSPASALEKFPIQALWNDKMTDTHKTLAERYGDPFITKREGEVVDWDTHYWAARYALENLVMYIPVESQFYQYIDTDGTWCAMRHEDLLDDIARYLLKLSKMAKEPILMKKRGPGKLGEMIKCLKKMAKRFEAFPEQKQGVLHLADCMLHIDGSGVQKHLFSYTYFSRQKSTFSYDSTATCSRFLNELVLAAMDQQDAEMLQHFCGQFLLGRNLFQVFLVLSGAARSGKGTIVRIIQEIVGCSKIKELRTQHLAGRFELDDLSKATLLLGSDVSEDFLSNQGAAVIKKITGGDTVASEKKGGDKGYQKADHNVLIATNSKLLVKLQGDVSAWKRRMHIIEFARAHSGPPIVNFDKILIAEEASGILNWFITGAQKILALCQEGSDFPATTEQRARVEALLHASESIDYFVEKGLGLREDHDVTSDELFEGYELFCTNRGWKSESKGRFLRDLPLKIKRHYNLVRSHDIKRDGKPLRGYRRLALNPSTGASSGDLKNSGA, encoded by the coding sequence ATGAAACTAGTTTCAACAAAACGGACGAAGAAATCATCAAAGCGTGCTGGTGGCAGTACAGCTGTACAGCAGCCCAAATCACTCAGCACACGTGATACAGAAAAACCCACGCAAAAAAAGAAGTCAGAAAAAATTGAGGCACTATACGCAATAATCCACGGAGCAGCCGGAAGTGACGAGGAAGAAGGAGGGGGGAAGTCTCCAGCGAGTGCTTTGGAAAAGTTTCCTATTCAGGCGCTGTGGAATGATAAAATGACAGATACTCACAAGACCTTAGCTGAGAGATACGGTGATCCATTTATTACAAAACGTGAAGGCGAAGTAGTTGACTGGGATACTCATTACTGGGCAGCCCGATATGCCTTGGAGAATTTGGTCATGTACATTCCGGTGGAGTCACAATTTTATCAGTACATAGATACTGACGGCACATGGTGTGCAATGCGGCACGAGGACCTTCTGGATGACATTGCTAGGTATCTCCTAAAACTTTCAAAGATGGCCAAAGAACCTATACTCATGAAAAAACGAGGTCCTGGTAAGCTTGGTGAAATGATAAAATGCCTGAAAAAGATGGCAAAACGGTTCGAAGCTTTTCCAGAGCAGAAACAAGGCGTGCTTCATCTGGCTGACTGCATGCTGCACATTGACGGTTCAGGCGTCCAGAAACATCTGTTCTCTTATACATATTTCAGCAGACAAAAATCCACATTTTCCTATGACAGCACTGCTACCTGTTCTCGATTTTTGAATGAACTGGTCCTTGCTGCAATGGATCAACAAGATGCGGAAATGCTGCAGCACTTTTGTGGGCAGTTTCTACTCGGGAGAAATTTGTTCCAGGTGTTTTTGGTCCTCAGCGGGGCAGCTCGCAGTGGGAAGGGAACAATCGTCAGGATTATTCAGGAAATTGTCGGGTGCTCCAAAATCAAGGAACTTCGCACCCAACACTTGGCGGGTAGGTTTGAGCTTGATGATCTCAGCAAAGCCACACTCCTTTTAGGGTCAGACGTGTCTGAAGACTTCCTCTCAAATCAGGGGGCTGCGGTTATAAAAAAAATTACAGGTGGGGACACGGTGGCAAGTGAGAAGAAGGGTGGAGACAAGGGCTACCAAAAAGCAGATCACAATGTGCTCATTGCCACCAACAGTAAACTTCTGGTGAAGCTCCAAGGCGACGTTTCAGCCTGGAAGCGCCGCATGCATATCATTGAGTTTGCTCGCGCTCATAGCGGTCCACCAATCGTGAATTTTGATAAAATTTTGATCGCTGAAGAAGCGAGCGGAATTCTGAACTGGTTCATTACGGGAGCCCAAAAAATTTTAGCACTTTGCCAAGAGGGGAGCGATTTCCCCGCAACAACCGAACAAAGAGCCAGAGTGGAAGCCTTGCTACATGCCAGTGAGTCAATCGACTACTTTGTCGAGAAGGGGCTAGGCTTGCGGGAAGACCATGACGTTACGAGTGATGAGCTTTTTGAGGGCTACGAACTTTTTTGCACAAATCGTGGATGGAAATCTGAATCAAAAGGACGCTTTTTACGAGATCTGCCGCTAAAAATTAAGAGGCATTACAATTTGGTCAGAAGTCATGACATCAAGCGAGATGGTAAGCCTTTGAGGGGGTACAGGCGATTGGCGCTCAATCCATCTACTGGGGCTTCATCTGGGGATCTCAAGAATTCAGGTGCCTGA
- a CDS encoding helix-turn-helix domain-containing protein, whose translation MSKDAANLINAELSKRLAQEREARGISKKSLAGLADIDRATVKFIEDEEQNPTILNLIRYGLALKLDVGKILSESLQPHLAAKEPVKKAGGKKT comes from the coding sequence GTGTCCAAGGATGCGGCCAATTTAATCAATGCCGAACTGAGCAAACGTCTCGCTCAGGAACGGGAGGCCCGTGGCATCTCCAAAAAGTCCCTTGCTGGTCTTGCCGACATCGACCGGGCCACAGTGAAATTCATTGAGGATGAGGAGCAAAACCCAACGATATTGAATCTCATTCGATATGGCCTGGCCCTCAAACTGGATGTCGGCAAGATCCTTTCAGAGTCTCTCCAGCCCCATTTGGCGGCAAAAGAGCCGGTCAAAAAGGCGGGTGGCAAAAAGACATGA
- a CDS encoding DUF932 domain-containing protein, with product MIAQLDQEAAIILPPRRSPNLILHCGAEAVDLKEVRAVHTPRSTSSWHPIPHHQLISTVQKTLATTSLRIGTQAHSLSHEGQRYFGLMEIHSQHSNTDYCWVLGLRNSHDKTFPAGIVAGASVFVCDNLSFSGEIKFGRKHTRHINRDLPQLVSRSIGLLVAKWHHQDKRIATYKQAEITDINAHDLVIRATDVGVCSNRLIPPVLKEWREPRHDDFTARNVWSLFNAFTESLKDGNLAELPKRTEALHGLLDTYVGLSA from the coding sequence ATGATTGCTCAACTCGATCAAGAAGCCGCCATTATCCTGCCTCCTCGCCGCAGCCCCAACCTGATTCTTCATTGCGGTGCCGAAGCCGTGGACCTGAAGGAGGTCCGTGCTGTCCATACACCTCGCTCCACCTCCAGCTGGCATCCCATTCCACACCATCAGCTCATCAGCACCGTTCAGAAGACGCTTGCGACCACCAGCCTGCGCATCGGGACACAGGCTCATTCCTTGTCCCACGAGGGACAGCGCTACTTCGGCCTGATGGAGATTCACTCGCAGCATTCCAATACGGATTACTGCTGGGTGCTGGGCCTGCGCAACAGCCATGACAAAACCTTTCCCGCCGGAATCGTGGCAGGTGCTAGCGTCTTCGTTTGCGATAACCTCTCGTTTTCGGGCGAGATCAAATTTGGCCGAAAGCACACCCGACACATCAATCGTGACCTGCCCCAGCTGGTCAGCAGATCCATCGGCCTCCTGGTCGCCAAGTGGCATCATCAGGACAAGAGGATCGCCACCTACAAACAGGCAGAAATCACCGACATCAATGCGCATGATTTGGTGATCCGCGCAACGGACGTCGGCGTCTGCTCAAACCGGCTGATTCCTCCAGTTCTGAAAGAATGGCGTGAGCCACGTCATGACGACTTCACGGCAAGGAACGTCTGGAGCCTGTTCAACGCGTTCACTGAATCGCTGAAGGACGGCAATCTGGCAGAACTGCCAAAGCGGACTGAAGCCCTGCATGGACTGCTCGATACATACGTCGGATTGTCCGCCTGA
- a CDS encoding DNA polymerase III subunit beta, which translates to MKPITLPIAELKPALAGLGKIINAKATLPVLGTIKVERTADGWIALTSTDLDRWATVRFEHPTEGPPSMVLLPFDQLSQLVKSCGKGEALEVSSSQEASVIRFPLGESKGESRVPFIQPGEFPLVPKMKNEAIPLPTGLRDSILEAMECASTDQTRHVLNGTFIDARDPKAHYIVASNGRQLYSANSFTLPLKESVIIPAHKFLEWKEFRSDGEWQIRVGEQHLQVCTRRWRFITKTIEGNYPDWKAPIPNPAETKTVLTLDPAKLDALIKLIQRMPCHEDRYHTLGLAWEDDQLVLLGRDKPEDTWLRVPVPDTKGTGPEMTIFLDRHHMQTALSFGLNVISLIDPSSPLRFSSGGKQLIAVPVRLETPPVSTPTPTAPKKQDQQTPPSPAEQPTSPPMQTSTNGSHSPAPASNNTAPSPTNAGEKQETKSPLEAALLQIESIKTGFRESINGLTKVGDQIRQAMREQKASEKEIQGVRQTLRSLQSVRI; encoded by the coding sequence ATGAAACCCATCACACTACCCATCGCAGAATTGAAGCCAGCTCTCGCCGGCCTCGGTAAAATCATCAACGCTAAGGCCACACTTCCTGTCCTCGGCACAATCAAAGTCGAACGCACTGCAGACGGCTGGATTGCGTTGACCAGTACGGACCTTGATCGCTGGGCCACCGTCCGTTTTGAACACCCCACGGAAGGACCACCCTCCATGGTTCTTCTGCCCTTCGACCAGCTTTCCCAACTGGTCAAAAGCTGCGGCAAGGGTGAGGCTCTTGAAGTGTCATCATCCCAGGAAGCCAGCGTCATCCGTTTCCCTCTTGGTGAGTCCAAAGGGGAATCCAGGGTGCCCTTCATCCAGCCGGGGGAATTCCCACTGGTTCCGAAAATGAAAAACGAGGCCATCCCCCTGCCAACGGGGCTGCGAGATTCCATCCTGGAAGCGATGGAATGCGCCAGCACCGACCAGACCCGGCACGTGCTCAACGGCACTTTCATCGACGCCAGGGACCCGAAGGCGCACTACATCGTCGCCTCCAACGGCAGGCAACTGTACTCCGCCAACTCCTTCACGCTGCCACTCAAGGAATCTGTCATCATTCCAGCCCACAAGTTCCTGGAATGGAAAGAATTCCGTTCAGATGGTGAATGGCAGATCCGCGTGGGAGAACAGCACCTCCAGGTCTGCACTCGCCGCTGGCGCTTCATCACCAAGACCATCGAAGGCAACTACCCTGACTGGAAAGCCCCCATTCCCAACCCAGCTGAGACAAAAACGGTTCTCACCCTCGACCCGGCAAAACTGGATGCGCTGATCAAGCTGATCCAGCGGATGCCCTGTCATGAGGATCGTTATCATACACTCGGCCTGGCTTGGGAGGACGACCAACTGGTGCTACTGGGCAGGGACAAGCCTGAAGACACCTGGCTGCGTGTGCCTGTGCCCGACACCAAGGGCACAGGGCCGGAAATGACGATCTTCCTAGATCGCCATCACATGCAGACAGCTCTTTCCTTCGGTCTCAACGTCATCAGCCTCATTGATCCAAGCTCTCCGCTTCGGTTCAGCAGCGGGGGTAAACAGCTTATCGCTGTTCCTGTGCGCCTGGAGACTCCCCCAGTCAGCACACCCACACCAACGGCACCGAAGAAGCAAGATCAGCAAACACCACCGTCTCCTGCAGAACAACCCACATCACCACCCATGCAAACATCCACCAACGGCAGCCATTCCCCTGCCCCAGCAAGCAACAACACAGCACCCTCGCCAACAAATGCCGGGGAGAAACAGGAAACCAAATCCCCTCTTGAAGCAGCCCTGCTTCAGATTGAGAGCATCAAGACTGGTTTCCGCGAATCGATCAACGGGCTCACGAAAGTGGGCGACCAAATCCGCCAGGCCATGCGTGAGCAGAAGGCCAGCGAGAAGGAAATCCAAGGCGTACGCCAGACGCTTCGCTCGCTGCAAAGCGTGCGTATCTAG
- a CDS encoding WGR domain-containing protein gives MDSTTLYFRQGPSDKVYQASIQPKDQGFMVHFAYGRRGTTLTTGCKTQVPVEYQVAKAIYDKLIREKTAKGYAPGPDTAKPKPPDAPSQHSGIHCQLLNSITDQQLDQFLFSDEYWMQEKLDGRRLLLRKDGDEITGINRLGFPTAVPETIRRDAAKYPRNFLLDGEAVGDTFHAFDLLTIGSEDMRNKCFSVRYLRMRDMLNAFYHQHIREVKCLSTPGMAGWFHQFKREGKEGVVFKHKDAPYTPGRPNSGGSQLKYKFYETASFIVTKVNDQRSVALSLFESGTLHPAGNVTIPPNHDIPEVGAVVDCRYLYAFKESGSIYQPVFLGPRGDIRAEECTISQLKYKAEVPVSV, from the coding sequence ATGGATTCCACCACTCTCTATTTTCGTCAGGGGCCTTCGGACAAAGTGTATCAAGCCAGCATCCAGCCCAAGGATCAAGGCTTTATGGTCCACTTTGCGTATGGCCGCAGAGGCACCACGCTCACCACCGGCTGCAAAACCCAGGTGCCGGTCGAGTATCAGGTTGCCAAAGCCATTTACGACAAGCTCATCAGAGAAAAGACCGCGAAGGGATACGCACCCGGTCCTGACACCGCCAAGCCCAAGCCACCAGATGCACCCAGCCAGCACAGTGGCATCCACTGCCAGCTCCTCAATTCCATCACCGACCAGCAGCTCGATCAATTTCTGTTCAGTGATGAATACTGGATGCAGGAGAAGCTCGACGGCCGACGCCTTCTGCTCAGGAAGGATGGGGACGAAATCACCGGCATCAACCGCCTTGGATTTCCAACCGCAGTGCCGGAAACGATACGCCGTGATGCGGCGAAATACCCGCGCAACTTCCTGCTCGATGGCGAAGCGGTCGGAGACACCTTTCACGCCTTCGACCTGCTCACCATCGGTTCTGAGGACATGCGCAACAAGTGCTTCTCCGTGCGCTATCTGCGCATGCGCGATATGCTCAATGCCTTCTACCATCAGCACATCCGGGAGGTAAAGTGTCTCTCCACCCCAGGTATGGCAGGCTGGTTCCACCAGTTCAAACGCGAAGGCAAAGAAGGCGTTGTCTTCAAGCACAAGGATGCACCCTACACTCCTGGCCGTCCCAACAGCGGTGGCAGCCAGCTCAAGTACAAGTTCTATGAAACCGCCTCGTTCATTGTCACTAAGGTGAACGATCAACGGAGCGTTGCATTGAGCCTTTTTGAGAGCGGAACTTTGCATCCTGCAGGCAACGTCACCATCCCACCAAACCACGACATTCCCGAGGTCGGAGCTGTCGTGGACTGCCGTTATCTTTACGCCTTCAAGGAGTCCGGCAGCATCTACCAGCCCGTTTTCCTCGGCCCGCGTGGAGACATCCGCGCGGAGGAATGCACCATCAGCCAGCTCAAATACAAAGCTGAAGTGCCAGTATCGGTCTGA
- a CDS encoding RecB family exonuclease — protein MNATAEAPPPVREPNVNEIIEALQRTVSASRLSLFLQCRLKWFFRYVLKLSKPKTPSLHLGNSVHSVLKSWNKARWLQKPLTLKQAHDAYTAAWADTSEGSVKWEPGEEEDEKTTGWRLVDTYLRESHVPAEVKPDAVEVPVEADLHQHGLPRLIGVLDLVQQRQIIDYKTAATTPNTDKIAHSHEIQTTSYSILYRHNTGQQENGIQLHHLVKLKNPKVVITHLPPMSQQQETRLLRQMEAYITGLQLERFVPSPGMHCASCEFQNECRKWH, from the coding sequence ATGAATGCCACCGCAGAAGCTCCACCACCCGTTAGGGAGCCGAACGTGAATGAGATCATCGAAGCCTTGCAGAGAACAGTGTCAGCCTCGCGGTTGTCACTGTTCCTGCAATGCAGGCTGAAATGGTTCTTCCGCTACGTTCTGAAGCTATCCAAGCCGAAGACTCCATCCCTCCATCTCGGCAATTCGGTTCACTCCGTCTTGAAGAGCTGGAACAAAGCGCGCTGGCTCCAAAAGCCGCTGACGCTCAAGCAGGCTCATGATGCATACACCGCAGCATGGGCGGACACCTCCGAAGGCTCCGTCAAATGGGAGCCGGGAGAGGAAGAAGATGAAAAGACGACTGGCTGGCGTCTGGTGGACACTTACCTGCGTGAATCCCATGTTCCCGCAGAGGTGAAGCCCGATGCTGTCGAGGTCCCGGTTGAAGCAGACCTTCACCAGCATGGTCTGCCCAGGCTCATTGGCGTCCTCGATCTCGTGCAGCAACGCCAGATCATCGACTACAAGACAGCAGCCACCACTCCCAATACGGACAAAATAGCCCACAGCCACGAGATCCAGACCACCTCGTACTCCATCCTCTACCGGCACAATACGGGCCAGCAGGAAAATGGAATCCAGCTTCACCACCTGGTGAAGCTGAAAAACCCGAAGGTGGTCATCACTCACCTTCCCCCCATGAGCCAGCAGCAGGAGACCCGGCTGTTACGGCAGATGGAGGCTTACATCACAGGGCTTCAGTTGGAGCGGTTTGTGCCTTCACCGGGCATGCACTGCGCGAGCTGCGAGTTCCAAAACGAGTGCCGCAAATGGCATTGA
- a CDS encoding SOS response-associated peptidase — protein sequence MCSRLNQFASIPALAVAGKELKIERRKMKKEEDKKAEIQVFNNICPTDYADVLTLQAGEVGIERMRFGLVPAWAKGSKKEVVKKFGLTFNARCESIFELASYRQPILSQRCLVPVRGWHEWPERTTPYFIHRSDHEPLLLAGIWDMWESPYPEDFEDGPVITSMSVVTTPPGPYMAKFHDRSPLILEGENALSWLQPEMQVDDLRAFFKPYDSEQLEAYRVSTSASQVRNKTEEVVRPIAPPVPHHGPYESAPLDRAVDADSQPMLPGLLSEPSRGG from the coding sequence ATGTGCAGCCGCCTCAATCAGTTCGCCAGCATCCCCGCGCTAGCAGTTGCTGGGAAAGAACTGAAAATTGAGCGGCGGAAAATGAAAAAGGAGGAGGATAAGAAGGCTGAAATTCAGGTGTTCAACAACATCTGCCCAACGGATTATGCTGACGTCCTGACCTTGCAGGCGGGTGAGGTGGGCATTGAGCGCATGCGCTTTGGTCTTGTGCCAGCTTGGGCCAAGGGCAGCAAGAAGGAGGTCGTGAAGAAATTTGGTCTCACTTTCAATGCCCGGTGTGAAAGCATCTTTGAACTGGCGTCATACCGGCAGCCGATCCTCAGTCAACGCTGCCTTGTTCCGGTGCGTGGCTGGCATGAGTGGCCTGAACGCACCACTCCGTATTTTATTCATCGCTCGGATCATGAGCCTCTTTTGCTGGCGGGTATTTGGGATATGTGGGAAAGCCCCTACCCAGAGGATTTTGAGGACGGACCTGTCATCACCTCCATGAGTGTTGTCACGACGCCTCCTGGCCCCTACATGGCCAAGTTCCATGACCGTAGCCCGCTGATCCTAGAAGGGGAGAACGCTCTCAGTTGGCTGCAGCCGGAGATGCAGGTCGATGATCTTCGGGCTTTCTTTAAACCGTACGATAGCGAGCAGCTCGAAGCCTACCGTGTTTCGACTTCTGCTAGTCAGGTCCGCAATAAGACAGAGGAAGTGGTGCGTCCCATTGCACCACCTGTACCTCATCATGGGCCATACGAGTCTGCACCCCTTGACAGGGCTGTGGATGCTGACAGCCAGCCCATGCTCCCAGGGCTCCTCTCTGAGCCCTCCCGAGGGGGCTGA